One segment of Qingrenia yutianensis DNA contains the following:
- a CDS encoding heavy metal translocating P-type ATPase, with product MRYKIIYDKPGRLRVRCGADVFEKTQEVPLCARLLRLPYVLSAKASHINGGILVFYNKDFRSELLGEIAEIKAKSIEKGEISQLDVLDAEFKRDFAKIIKRRILARLFLPSFLSFPLALYRAVPFVKSGLKSLSEGKINVSVLDAVSISASLLSGSPSTAASVMTLLNISSLLEGYTRKKAKTALSDSLSLNIDTVWKAENETAVKIPLKNIALGDVVRVLQGSMIPVDGTVEKGEAGVNESAMTGEAMPCHKTKGMSVYAGTVVEEGEIDIKVTSLADNSRISKVVELIENSENLKSGVQTKAEKFADSLVPFSLLTCAATYLFTGNVTKALSVLMVDYSCAIKLSTPICVISAMREATEYDITVKGGRFLENYAHADTIVFDKTGTLTVSCPNLAKVIAYEGYTEDEILRTAACLEEHFPHSVAKAIVHAAEERKLEHQEEHAEVEYIVAHGISSILHGERALIGSAHFIFDDENIEIDEERTAEIKKLGERYSMVYLAIGGKLCGILCIEDPLRKDADKVIAKLKDMGLNRVIMLTGDGESTASNVCGQVGIDKFYARVLPEDKLNIVNSLKEGGHKVVMVGDGINDSPALAAADVSVAMKDASDIAREVADITLVSSDLERLCVLRSLSESLFKRIYGNYKFISVFNSALILLGIFGVITPVSSALLHNISTMGVCAYSMKPFLNEGDKEVKK from the coding sequence ATGAGGTACAAAATTATATATGACAAACCGGGCAGACTTCGTGTTCGCTGCGGTGCGGACGTTTTTGAAAAAACGCAGGAGGTTCCGCTTTGCGCAAGGCTTTTGCGTCTGCCGTACGTTTTGTCGGCAAAGGCGTCGCACATAAACGGCGGTATTCTTGTGTTTTATAACAAAGATTTCCGTTCGGAGCTTCTCGGCGAAATTGCGGAAATTAAGGCAAAGTCGATTGAAAAAGGCGAAATTTCACAGCTTGATGTGCTGGACGCGGAATTTAAGCGCGATTTTGCAAAAATCATAAAACGCCGTATTCTCGCGCGCCTGTTTTTGCCGTCGTTTCTGTCGTTTCCGCTTGCGCTTTACCGCGCGGTACCGTTTGTTAAAAGTGGTCTGAAATCGCTTTCGGAGGGCAAAATCAATGTGTCCGTGCTGGACGCGGTGTCAATTTCGGCGTCGCTTTTGAGCGGTTCGCCGTCCACCGCAGCGTCGGTTATGACACTTTTGAACATTTCGTCACTCCTTGAGGGATATACTCGTAAAAAAGCGAAAACCGCACTTTCTGACAGTCTGTCGCTCAATATCGACACGGTTTGGAAAGCGGAAAACGAAACCGCGGTTAAAATTCCGCTTAAAAACATTGCGCTCGGCGACGTTGTGAGAGTTCTTCAGGGCAGTATGATACCCGTTGACGGAACGGTTGAAAAAGGCGAGGCAGGCGTTAACGAGTCTGCGATGACGGGCGAGGCAATGCCGTGCCATAAAACAAAGGGAATGAGCGTGTATGCCGGAACGGTTGTCGAGGAGGGCGAAATTGACATAAAAGTTACAAGCCTTGCCGACAACAGCAGAATAAGCAAGGTTGTGGAGCTTATTGAGAACTCCGAAAACCTTAAATCTGGCGTGCAGACAAAGGCAGAAAAATTTGCCGATTCGCTTGTGCCGTTCAGCTTGCTCACCTGTGCCGCAACGTATCTTTTCACGGGCAACGTCACCAAGGCGCTGTCGGTGCTTATGGTTGACTATTCCTGTGCAATTAAGCTGTCAACGCCGATTTGCGTAATTTCGGCAATGCGCGAGGCAACGGAATACGACATCACCGTAAAAGGCGGACGTTTTCTTGAAAATTATGCTCACGCAGATACCATTGTTTTCGACAAGACGGGAACGCTTACCGTGTCTTGTCCCAACCTTGCAAAGGTGATTGCGTACGAGGGATATACCGAGGACGAAATACTGCGTACGGCGGCTTGCTTGGAGGAACATTTTCCGCACAGTGTGGCAAAGGCGATTGTTCATGCCGCGGAGGAAAGAAAGCTTGAACATCAGGAGGAGCACGCCGAGGTTGAATATATCGTCGCGCACGGAATTTCTTCAATTCTGCACGGCGAGCGTGCGCTTATAGGCAGTGCGCATTTTATCTTCGACGACGAAAACATTGAAATTGACGAAGAGAGAACTGCCGAAATCAAAAAGCTCGGCGAGAGATATTCTATGGTATATCTTGCAATCGGCGGAAAATTATGCGGAATACTCTGCATTGAGGACCCATTGAGAAAAGATGCCGATAAGGTTATAGCAAAGCTTAAAGATATGGGATTAAACCGCGTGATTATGCTTACGGGCGACGGCGAGTCTACTGCGTCAAACGTTTGCGGACAGGTGGGAATTGACAAATTCTATGCGCGCGTTCTCCCCGAGGACAAGCTTAATATTGTAAATTCACTTAAAGAGGGCGGTCACAAAGTTGTTATGGTGGGCGACGGAATTAACGATTCGCCTGCGCTTGCGGCGGCTGATGTGTCGGTGGCTATGAAAGACGCGTCCGACATTGCGCGCGAGGTTGCGGACATCACGCTTGTGTCGTCCGACCTTGAACGTCTGTGCGTTCTGCGAAGCTTGAGCGAAAGCCTGTTCAAGAGAATTTACGGGAACTATAAATTTATATCCGTGTTCAACAGTGCGCTTATACTGCTCGGAATATTCGGTGTAATAACACCCGTTTCATCGGCGCTTTTGCACAATATATCCACAATGGGCGTGTGCGCTTACAGTATGAAACCGTTTTTGAACGAGGGAGATAAAGAAGTTAAGAAGTAA
- the fabD gene encoding ACP S-malonyltransferase, translating to MGKLAIVFSGQGAQYPGMGKSLYENSESAKKLYDYAESFRNGTMEQSFNGTAEELCQTKNTQPCLYLVDLCAALALKENGIVPDGVAGFSLGEIAALAYADAYSYEKGFEIVCERAKFMQKASEEHDTAMSAVLKADSRTVEEICERIRKNGEEIYPVNYNSPVQTVVAGSKNAISQFKENAKEVSARVIDLAVSAAFHSPYMDGAAAEFKKYLKNTELKTPGLDVYANYTAKPYEGSVFDTISMQMNNPVRWCDTVKNMISDGYTDFIEAGAGKTLCGLIKKISSEVKTYSVEDFESLKLTVEAVKADA from the coding sequence ATGGGTAAATTAGCGATAGTTTTTTCGGGTCAGGGTGCGCAGTATCCGGGTATGGGAAAGTCGCTATACGAAAATTCCGAAAGCGCAAAAAAGCTTTATGATTATGCCGAAAGCTTCAGAAACGGCACTATGGAGCAGTCGTTCAACGGCACTGCGGAGGAGCTTTGCCAAACAAAAAACACCCAGCCGTGCCTTTATCTTGTAGACCTTTGCGCCGCGCTTGCGCTCAAAGAAAACGGCATTGTTCCCGACGGAGTTGCCGGCTTTTCGCTCGGAGAAATTGCCGCGCTTGCGTATGCGGACGCGTATTCTTACGAAAAAGGTTTTGAAATTGTGTGCGAACGCGCAAAGTTTATGCAGAAAGCGTCGGAGGAGCACGACACCGCTATGTCGGCGGTTCTTAAGGCGGACAGCAGAACGGTTGAGGAAATATGTGAAAGAATCCGCAAAAACGGCGAAGAAATTTACCCCGTAAACTACAATTCGCCCGTTCAGACGGTTGTTGCAGGTTCAAAAAACGCAATTTCGCAGTTTAAAGAAAATGCAAAAGAGGTTTCGGCGCGCGTTATAGATTTGGCGGTCAGCGCGGCTTTTCATTCGCCTTATATGGACGGTGCGGCGGCGGAATTTAAGAAATATCTTAAAAATACCGAGCTTAAAACTCCGGGTTTGGACGTTTACGCAAACTATACCGCAAAGCCGTATGAGGGCAGTGTTTTTGACACAATCTCAATGCAGATGAACAACCCCGTCCGCTGGTGCGATACTGTTAAAAATATGATTTCCGACGGTTATACCGATTTTATCGAGGCAGGCGCAGGCAAAACGCTCTGCGGACTTATTAAGAAAATTTCGTCCGAGGTAAAAACGTATTCCGTTGAAGATTTCGAGTCGCTTAAATTGACTGTTGAGGCGGTGAAGGCTGATGCTTAA
- a CDS encoding DUF1490 domain-containing protein, with translation MKVLDYLKNEKLLCFVGGILTATYGVKALKSDKTRNACVKGIAKCMKLQKDAQVTLQNMKEEAEDICFDAKKEAEGEE, from the coding sequence ATGAAAGTTTTGGATTATCTCAAAAATGAAAAGCTTTTGTGCTTTGTCGGAGGAATTTTAACAGCTACCTACGGCGTTAAAGCGCTTAAAAGCGACAAGACACGAAATGCGTGCGTAAAAGGCATTGCAAAATGTATGAAACTTCAAAAAGATGCACAGGTTACTTTGCAGAATATGAAAGAAGAAGCTGAAGATATTTGCTTTGACGCTAAAAAAGAGGCAGAGGGCGAAGAATAA
- a CDS encoding Gfo/Idh/MocA family protein, whose product MQYKSVKTAVIGCGMISDIYMQNLKEKFSIIDFVGCSDIVSEKSKKQAEKYGVKQMTNEEILNDPEIELVLNLTYPTSHFEVSKAILSAGKHCYSEKLMCLTLDEAKELDKIRKEKNVMFAVAPDTFLGASEQTARLIVERGLIGDVVQIISNRPRGYHLIKTTEDDNYRKFSVMHEGGGIPYDMGGYDLHTLFNIFGPIESVCGFAETRNANRPYLNPRHEKFNENFFVNTENTMCASMKFKSGPLLSFTISSEFNVSGSMLMIMGTEGILHVPDTNNFGDPIYLQKGNGEKMEFPLCHPFRENSRGIGAADMAWALRTGRKPRLSFEMSYHALEVLKAVCDSSKDGTTKHLTTDFEIPKPISTEFYNGTSEERSLFLY is encoded by the coding sequence ATGCAGTATAAAAGCGTTAAAACCGCGGTAATCGGCTGCGGAATGATAAGCGACATTTATATGCAGAATTTAAAAGAAAAATTCAGCATAATCGACTTTGTCGGATGCAGTGACATTGTAAGCGAAAAGTCGAAAAAACAGGCTGAAAAATACGGCGTTAAGCAGATGACCAACGAGGAAATTTTAAACGACCCCGAAATTGAGCTTGTGCTTAACCTTACATATCCGACGTCGCATTTTGAGGTGAGCAAGGCAATTCTTTCGGCAGGCAAGCACTGCTACAGCGAAAAACTTATGTGCCTAACGCTTGACGAGGCGAAAGAACTTGACAAAATCCGCAAAGAGAAAAACGTGATGTTTGCCGTTGCGCCCGATACATTTCTCGGCGCGTCGGAGCAGACAGCCCGTCTTATAGTGGAACGCGGACTTATCGGCGACGTTGTCCAGATTATTTCAAACCGTCCGAGAGGGTATCATCTTATAAAAACAACCGAGGACGACAACTACCGCAAATTCTCGGTAATGCACGAGGGAGGCGGTATTCCGTACGATATGGGCGGTTACGATTTGCACACGCTGTTTAACATTTTCGGACCTATCGAGAGCGTCTGCGGTTTTGCGGAAACGAGAAACGCAAACAGACCGTATCTTAATCCGCGCCACGAAAAGTTTAACGAAAACTTTTTCGTAAACACCGAAAACACAATGTGCGCAAGTATGAAATTTAAAAGCGGTCCGCTTTTGTCGTTCACAATTTCGTCCGAGTTTAATGTTTCGGGCAGTATGCTTATGATTATGGGCACAGAGGGAATTTTACACGTTCCCGATACAAATAATTTCGGCGACCCGATTTATTTGCAGAAAGGAAACGGCGAAAAAATGGAATTTCCGCTTTGCCACCCGTTCAGAGAAAACAGCCGGGGCATAGGCGCCGCGGATATGGCGTGGGCATTGCGCACGGGCAGAAAACCGCGTCTTTCGTTTGAGATGAGCTATCACGCGCTTGAGGTTTTAAAAGCGGTTTGCGACTCATCCAAAGACGGTACGACAAAGCATCTTACAACGGATTTTGAAATTCCGAAACCCATTTCGACAGAGTTTTACAACGGCACAAGCGAAGAGAGAAGCTTGTTCTTATATTAA
- the fabF gene encoding beta-ketoacyl-ACP synthase II — protein sequence MNKRVVVTGMGVISPVGNNTNDFWNGLVSGRNGIDTVTKFDITDFRATLAGEVKDFDPTLYMEKGEARKLDRYSQYAMAAAHQAVDDSGIIEKIASERLGVYFGSGIGGFDTIVNEHKNLIERGPKRVSPMFIPKMISNIAAGNIAIKYGAKGPCLSIVTACATGSNCIGEAYRAIKGGYADAIIAGGAEASINPLGFAGFINCMALCESSDKNRASIPFDKERCGFVMGEGAGALVLEEYEHAVSRGAKIYAEITGYGNTCDAYHVTAPSPDGTGGANAIIESLENNKDVPCEKVYINAHGTSTPLNDKTETMAVKKAFGDGAYKVHISSTKSMTGHMLGAAGAAEAIASILTLNNNIVPPTIGYKVPDEECDLDYTPNTALKTDIDLALSVSLGFGGHNACLAFRRV from the coding sequence ATGAACAAGAGAGTGGTTGTAACGGGTATGGGCGTTATTTCGCCTGTCGGAAACAATACAAACGATTTTTGGAACGGTCTTGTGTCGGGCAGAAACGGCATTGACACCGTGACAAAATTTGACATAACCGATTTTAGAGCTACTTTGGCCGGCGAGGTTAAAGATTTTGACCCGACGCTTTATATGGAAAAAGGCGAGGCGAGAAAGCTTGACAGATATTCGCAGTATGCTATGGCGGCGGCGCATCAGGCTGTGGATGACAGCGGTATTATTGAAAAAATTGCGTCCGAAAGGCTCGGTGTTTATTTCGGTTCGGGAATAGGCGGTTTCGACACCATTGTAAACGAGCATAAAAATCTTATTGAGCGCGGTCCGAAACGTGTTTCGCCTATGTTTATACCTAAAATGATTTCAAATATCGCGGCAGGAAATATTGCCATAAAATACGGCGCAAAAGGTCCGTGCCTTTCCATTGTAACCGCGTGTGCAACGGGTTCAAACTGTATCGGCGAGGCATACCGCGCAATCAAGGGCGGTTATGCGGACGCAATTATCGCCGGCGGTGCGGAGGCATCAATCAATCCGCTTGGATTTGCCGGATTTATAAACTGTATGGCGCTTTGCGAAAGCAGTGACAAAAACCGTGCGTCAATTCCGTTTGACAAGGAAAGATGCGGTTTCGTTATGGGCGAGGGTGCCGGTGCACTTGTTTTGGAGGAATACGAACACGCGGTTTCGCGCGGTGCAAAGATTTACGCTGAAATTACAGGCTACGGCAACACCTGCGACGCATATCACGTTACCGCTCCGTCGCCCGACGGCACAGGCGGTGCAAACGCGATTATTGAGTCGCTCGAAAACAATAAAGACGTGCCGTGCGAAAAGGTTTATATCAACGCGCACGGAACAAGCACACCGCTCAACGACAAAACCGAAACAATGGCTGTTAAAAAAGCGTTCGGCGACGGCGCATACAAGGTGCATATCAGCTCCACAAAGTCGATGACGGGACATATGCTCGGCGCGGCAGGCGCAGCAGAGGCAATAGCATCCATATTGACGCTCAACAACAATATCGTTCCGCCGACAATCGGATATAAAGTTCCCGATGAGGAGTGCGACCTTGACTATACGCCCAACACGGCGCTCAAAACCGATATAGACCTTGCGCTTTCGGTATCGCTCGGCTTCGGCGGTCACAACGCGTGTCTTGCGTTCAGACGTGTGTAG
- a CDS encoding DUF2325 domain-containing protein, whose protein sequence is MSVVIVGGHDRMHCRYKEICKKFGCKCKVFTQCPANFKNQIGSPDMIVVFTGTVAHKMVNAATNQAEKSGAYIKHCNSSGACALNEALEEYFAGAK, encoded by the coding sequence ATGAGTGTAGTAATTGTCGGCGGTCACGACAGAATGCACTGCAGATACAAGGAAATTTGCAAAAAATTCGGCTGTAAATGCAAGGTGTTCACACAGTGTCCCGCAAATTTTAAAAATCAGATAGGAAGTCCCGATATGATAGTGGTGTTCACGGGGACGGTGGCACATAAGATGGTGAATGCGGCAACAAACCAAGCCGAAAAATCGGGTGCGTACATAAAACATTGCAATTCATCAGGTGCGTGTGCACTGAATGAAGCGTTGGAGGAGTATTTTGCGGGAGCAAAATAA
- a CDS encoding sugar phosphate isomerase/epimerase family protein — protein sequence MSKISLQMYTVREHTKTFEDLKKTFKRLSDIGFEMLQYSIPENFDAKEVKKLFDEYGMVNDSVYCQSLKVGEKMKSVIEECELFNTKYVRVDSIPKGLTNFADGYKCYAHYLNELCTELKKHGIKLVYHFHAFEFKRFGEDTGIDILLKETDPEGVQIIPDTHWIQSGGKNVVEFFTKYADRFDYVHTKDFGIGPQGATWEARPIEFAPVGEGNLDWKPIIEFCKNKGVKSYAIEQDCCYGRDEFDCVKSSFDYLKKMGVDD from the coding sequence ATGAGTAAAATTTCATTGCAGATGTATACGGTCAGAGAACATACAAAAACTTTTGAGGATTTGAAAAAAACGTTCAAACGTCTTTCGGACATAGGATTTGAAATGCTTCAGTATTCAATTCCCGAAAATTTCGACGCAAAAGAGGTTAAAAAACTTTTTGATGAGTACGGAATGGTTAACGATTCGGTATATTGCCAGTCGCTTAAAGTCGGCGAAAAAATGAAAAGCGTCATTGAAGAATGTGAACTTTTCAACACAAAATATGTGAGAGTTGACTCTATTCCCAAAGGTCTTACAAATTTTGCGGACGGATACAAATGCTACGCTCACTATCTCAACGAGCTTTGCACAGAACTTAAAAAACACGGAATTAAGCTTGTTTACCATTTTCACGCGTTTGAATTCAAACGTTTCGGCGAGGATACGGGCATAGACATTCTTCTTAAAGAAACTGACCCCGAGGGCGTTCAGATTATTCCGGATACGCACTGGATACAGTCGGGCGGAAAAAATGTTGTTGAGTTTTTCACAAAATATGCAGACCGTTTCGATTACGTTCACACAAAAGATTTCGGTATCGGACCGCAGGGCGCTACCTGGGAGGCTCGTCCCATTGAGTTTGCACCTGTCGGCGAGGGCAACCTCGACTGGAAACCCATTATCGAATTCTGCAAAAACAAAGGCGTTAAAAGTTATGCAATCGAACAGGACTGCTGTTACGGCAGAGATGAGTTTGACTGCGTAAAATCAAGCTTTGACTACCTCAAAAAGATGGGAGTTGACGACTGA
- a CDS encoding acyl carrier protein, with translation MTIDKIKEVLADHLDMDTAGITSETTFDDLGIDSLETVEIMMELEDEFGIEISVADVGKTVGSLVEYIDSKKE, from the coding sequence ATGACTATTGACAAAATTAAAGAAGTATTGGCAGACCACCTTGATATGGATACCGCAGGTATCACAAGCGAAACAACATTCGACGATTTGGGAATTGATTCGCTCGAAACGGTTGAAATTATGATGGAGCTTGAGGACGAATTCGGCATTGAAATTTCGGTTGCCGACGTCGGCAAAACAGTAGGCTCGCTTGTTGAATACATCGACAGTAAAAAGGAGTAA
- a CDS encoding nitronate monooxygenase, which produces MLKSAICDMLKIKYPVFQGGMAHIADADLAAAVSNGGGLGIISAMNYDAKYLKGQIDKARSLTDKPFGVNVMLMSPHTDEVAKLLADEKVSVITTGAGNPEKYMKMWNDAGIKVIPVVASTALAKIVERLGASAVIAEGGESGGHVGDTTTMALVPQVCDAVSVPVLAAGGIADGRGMAAALMLGAVGVQIGTRFLVATECNVHQNYKNKVLKAGDISTIVTGKRLGHPVRSIKTPFSRAYAKAEYSDISDNDLENMAVGALRLAAVEGDEKNGCFLAGQVAGMVNKEQSAKEIIEEICTDAEKILKGAEKWVN; this is translated from the coding sequence ATGCTTAAATCTGCAATATGCGATATGCTGAAAATTAAATACCCTGTTTTTCAGGGCGGTATGGCGCACATTGCCGACGCAGACCTCGCCGCTGCCGTTTCAAATGGCGGCGGTCTTGGTATAATCTCGGCAATGAATTACGACGCAAAATATCTTAAAGGTCAGATTGACAAAGCGCGCTCGCTTACCGATAAGCCGTTCGGCGTAAACGTTATGCTTATGAGTCCGCACACCGACGAGGTTGCAAAGCTTTTGGCAGACGAAAAGGTGAGCGTTATCACAACGGGTGCAGGCAATCCCGAAAAGTATATGAAAATGTGGAACGACGCCGGAATAAAGGTTATTCCCGTTGTTGCCTCCACCGCGCTTGCGAAAATCGTTGAAAGGCTCGGCGCGTCGGCGGTTATAGCCGAGGGCGGAGAGTCGGGCGGTCACGTCGGTGATACCACCACAATGGCGCTTGTTCCGCAGGTGTGCGACGCGGTTTCCGTTCCCGTTCTTGCGGCGGGCGGAATTGCGGACGGCAGAGGTATGGCGGCGGCTTTGATGCTCGGCGCGGTCGGCGTTCAAATCGGAACAAGATTTTTGGTTGCGACAGAATGTAACGTTCATCAGAACTATAAAAACAAGGTTTTAAAAGCCGGGGATATTTCAACAATCGTCACGGGCAAACGTCTGGGACACCCCGTCAGAAGCATAAAAACGCCGTTTTCGCGTGCATATGCAAAAGCAGAATATTCCGATATATCCGACAACGATTTGGAAAATATGGCAGTCGGCGCACTCCGTCTTGCGGCGGTGGAAGGCGACGAGAAAAACGGATGTTTCCTCGCAGGGCAGGTTGCAGGAATGGTGAATAAAGAGCAGAGTGCAAAGGAAATTATCGAAGAAATTTGCACTGATGCGGAGAAAATATTGAAAGGGGCGGAAAAATGGGTAAATTAG
- the fabG gene encoding 3-oxoacyl-[acyl-carrier-protein] reductase codes for MLNEKVALITGASRGIGRAIAQKFAKEGAHIAAVYCGSEQKALELKDEIEKNGGKINIYKCDVSNFAECENTVKKVIEDFGGVDILVNNAGITNDKLVLQMGEDDFDSVIGTNLKGAFNMIKHCYRNFMKKKYGKIINISSVAGLIGNAGQANYSSAKAGIIGLTKTVAKELAPRNVCCNAIAPGFIKTDMTEAFQENDAVKGAIPLKRMGSAGEVANLAVFLADDVSDYITGEVIRIDGGLAM; via the coding sequence ATGCTTAACGAAAAAGTTGCGCTTATAACGGGCGCGTCGAGAGGAATAGGCAGAGCGATTGCTCAAAAATTCGCAAAAGAGGGCGCGCATATTGCGGCGGTTTACTGCGGAAGTGAGCAAAAGGCGCTTGAATTAAAAGATGAAATCGAAAAAAACGGCGGAAAGATAAATATATACAAATGCGACGTTTCAAATTTTGCCGAGTGCGAAAACACTGTTAAAAAGGTTATCGAGGATTTCGGCGGTGTTGACATTCTTGTAAACAATGCCGGAATTACAAACGACAAGCTTGTTCTGCAAATGGGCGAGGACGATTTTGACAGTGTTATCGGCACGAATTTAAAAGGCGCATTTAATATGATTAAACACTGTTACCGTAATTTTATGAAGAAAAAATACGGTAAAATTATAAATATCAGCTCGGTTGCAGGGCTTATCGGCAATGCCGGTCAGGCGAATTATTCGTCGGCAAAGGCGGGAATAATCGGGCTTACAAAAACGGTTGCAAAAGAGCTTGCGCCGCGCAATGTGTGCTGTAATGCCATTGCACCTGGATTTATCAAAACGGATATGACCGAGGCGTTTCAGGAAAATGACGCGGTAAAAGGCGCAATTCCGCTCAAAAGAATGGGCAGTGCCGGCGAGGTTGCAAACCTTGCGGTATTTCTTGCGGACGATGTGTCCGACTATATAACGGGCGAAGTTATCCGCATTGACGGCGGATTGGCAATGTAG
- a CDS encoding beta-ketoacyl-ACP synthase III, with product MSFKITGTGSYLPPLSVTNDDLSKTIDTSDEWIKQRIGINERRVSADENTSEMGYKAAKKALEMSGTSPDEIDLIITASMTGDYLCPTTAGGIERLLGAHCPAYDINSACSGFVFALETAAGYFARKKVKKALVVGSERISKITDWTDRNTCVIFGDGAGAAVLEPGDSYIASHINTEGSDEVINIPTGTNLSPYYKKETKDCRIFMDGQETFKFAVSTMAGDISRLAEEANVLLGDIKYIVPHQANVRIIQYASKRLKIPMEKFFVNIQNYGNTSAASIAIALDELNRTKGIEKGDLIIMTAFGGGLSSGSCLIKW from the coding sequence ATGAGCTTTAAAATTACTGGAACGGGCAGTTATCTGCCGCCTCTTTCGGTTACAAACGACGATTTGTCAAAAACCATTGATACGTCGGACGAGTGGATTAAACAGCGCATCGGAATAAACGAAAGGCGCGTTTCCGCAGATGAAAACACCTCGGAAATGGGATATAAGGCGGCGAAAAAAGCGCTTGAAATGAGCGGTACATCGCCTGATGAAATCGACCTTATAATCACCGCGTCAATGACAGGCGACTATCTTTGCCCCACAACCGCCGGCGGAATTGAAAGGCTTTTGGGTGCACATTGCCCGGCATACGACATAAACTCTGCGTGCAGCGGATTTGTGTTTGCACTTGAAACCGCGGCAGGATATTTTGCACGCAAAAAGGTTAAAAAAGCGCTTGTGGTTGGAAGTGAAAGAATAAGTAAAATCACCGACTGGACAGACAGAAACACCTGTGTTATTTTCGGTGACGGAGCAGGCGCGGCGGTGCTTGAACCGGGCGACAGCTACATTGCGTCGCACATAAACACCGAGGGCAGTGACGAGGTTATAAATATCCCGACAGGTACAAATCTTTCACCGTATTACAAAAAAGAAACCAAAGACTGCAGAATTTTTATGGACGGTCAGGAAACGTTTAAATTTGCCGTAAGCACTATGGCAGGTGATATTTCGCGTCTGGCGGAGGAGGCAAACGTTTTGCTCGGCGACATAAAATATATCGTTCCGCATCAGGCGAACGTGCGCATTATCCAGTATGCAAGCAAAAGGCTCAAAATTCCTATGGAGAAGTTTTTTGTGAACATTCAGAATTACGGCAACACCTCGGCGGCGAGCATTGCAATAGCGCTTGACGAGCTTAACCGTACAAAAGGCATAGAAAAAGGCGACCTCATTATTATGACGGCGTTCGGCGGCGGACTTTCAAGCGGTTCGTGCCTTATAAAGTGGTAA
- a CDS encoding MarR family winged helix-turn-helix transcriptional regulator, whose translation MDNKNLKFEQLLLIKRFEAFSNNISIVHKNIRKLKNEVMNKYGLLGNHGIFLSYLLLYRDGLTVSQLSEIIGADKAAVSRAYASLYRKGYIDYPNFFGDKKYNTPAVITESGQKIMEPIVETISSLIDSISLTDIEEDDRTTMYRTLRTTAKNIEKCVEEEMWDKK comes from the coding sequence ATGGATAATAAAAATTTAAAATTTGAGCAGCTGCTGCTCATAAAAAGATTTGAGGCTTTTTCCAATAATATTTCTATTGTCCATAAAAATATTCGCAAGCTAAAAAACGAAGTTATGAATAAATACGGTCTTTTGGGCAATCACGGAATATTTTTGTCGTACCTCCTTTTGTACCGCGACGGTCTTACCGTGTCACAGCTTTCTGAAATTATAGGTGCTGACAAAGCTGCCGTTTCGCGCGCATATGCGTCGCTTTACAGAAAAGGATATATTGATTATCCCAACTTTTTCGGAGATAAAAAATACAACACTCCTGCGGTTATTACCGAAAGCGGTCAGAAAATTATGGAGCCGATTGTCGAAACCATTTCGTCGCTTATAGATTCCATAAGCCTTACCGATATTGAAGAGGACGACCGCACAACTATGTACCGCACACTGCGCACCACGGCAAAAAACATTGAAAAGTGCGTTGAAGAAGAAATGTGGGATAAGAAGTAA
- the fabZ gene encoding 3-hydroxyacyl-ACP dehydratase FabZ, with amino-acid sequence MNKEEIMNILPHRNSMLLIDEAYVEGEVAHGVKKIVGDEWFLDGHFPGSPVVPGVILCEIMAQSICVLMADKMEKNTLPYFTGLDKVKFKSPVKPGDTFETECKIVRVHEPFYFASGTGKVNGKAAVKADFSFAIIKNEV; translated from the coding sequence ATGAACAAAGAAGAAATTATGAATATTCTGCCTCACCGAAACAGTATGCTTTTAATCGACGAGGCATATGTTGAGGGAGAGGTTGCGCACGGCGTTAAAAAAATCGTCGGCGACGAGTGGTTTTTGGACGGACATTTTCCCGGTTCGCCCGTCGTTCCGGGGGTAATTCTGTGCGAAATTATGGCGCAGTCGATTTGCGTGCTTATGGCGGACAAAATGGAGAAAAACACCTTGCCGTATTTTACGGGGCTTGACAAGGTTAAGTTTAAAAGTCCGGTAAAGCCGGGCGACACTTTTGAAACCGAATGTAAAATTGTGCGTGTGCACGAGCCGTTTTATTTTGCGTCGGGAACGGGAAAAGTGAACGGAAAAGCTGCGGTTAAAGCCGATTTTTCGTTTGCTATCATTAAAAACGAGGTGTAA